From a region of the Calonectris borealis chromosome 2, bCalBor7.hap1.2, whole genome shotgun sequence genome:
- the RPRD1A gene encoding regulation of nuclear pre-mRNA domain-containing protein 1A isoform X3: MSAFSEAALERKLSELSNSQQSVQTLSLWLIHHRKHSALIVSVWERELRKAKPNRKLTFLYLANDVIQNSKRKGPEFTKDFAPVIVEAFKHVSSESDESCKKHLGRVLSIWEERSVYENDVLEQLRQALYGDRKVRKRTYEQIKVDENNCSPRSSPTDPPQTTDLIRALQELENAASGDAAVHQRIASLPIEVQDVSLLDRITDKESGEQLSKMVDDACMLLADYNGRLAAEIDDRKQLTRMLSDFLRCQKEFLAEKEHKLEVVDMDLSSNDVTIH; the protein is encoded by the exons ATGTCGGCGTTCTCGGAGGCGGCGCTGGAGCGGAAGCTGTCGGAGCTGAGCAACTCGCAGCAGAGTGTGCAGACCCTGAGCCTGTGGCTCATCCACCACCGCAAGCACTCGGCACTCATCGTCAGCGTGTGGGAGCGGGAGCTGCGAAAAG CAAAACCAAATAGGAAGCTGACATTCCTGTACTTGGCCAATGATGTCATAcagaacagcaaaaggaaaggacCAGAATTTACGAAAGACTTTGCTCCAGTAATAGTGGAGGCTTTTAAGCATGTTTCAAG tgAGTCTGATGAGAGTTGTAAGAAACACCTTGGCCGAGTGCTCTCTATCTGGGAAGAAAGGTCTGTTTATGAAAATGATGTATTAGAACAACTTAGGCAAGCTTTGT atGGAGACAGAAAGGTGAGGAAGCGCACATATGAACAGATAAAAGTTGATGAAAATAACTGTTCACCTCGAAGTTCTCCCACTGACCCTCCACAG ACCACAGATCTCATTAGAGCATTACAAGAACTAGAAAACGCTGCCTCTGGGGATGCAGCAGTTCATCAGAGAATAGCTTCTTTGCCTATAGAGGTCCAAGATGTGTCCCTGTTAGACAGAATAACAG ATAAGGAATCTGGAGAGCAACTTTCCAAAATGGTAGATGATGCATGTATGTTGCTGGCGGATTACAATGGCAGGTTGGCAGCTGAAATAGATGATAGAAAACAGCTAACTCGAATGTTGTCGGACTTTCTCCGATGCCAAAAAGAATTCCTTGCAGAGAAAGAACATAAGCTGGAA GTGGTGGACATGGACCTATCTTCTAATGATGTCACCATCCATTAG
- the RPRD1A gene encoding regulation of nuclear pre-mRNA domain-containing protein 1A isoform X2, whose product MSAFSEAALERKLSELSNSQQSVQTLSLWLIHHRKHSALIVSVWERELRKAKPNRKLTFLYLANDVIQNSKRKGPEFTKDFAPVIVEAFKHVSSESDESCKKHLGRVLSIWEERSVYENDVLEQLRQALYGDRKVRKRTYEQIKVDENNCSPRSSPTDPPQTTDLIRALQELENAASGDAAVHQRIASLPIEVQDVSLLDRITDKESGEQLSKMVDDACMLLADYNGRLAAEIDDRKQLTRMLSDFLRCQKEFLAEKEHKLELLLQVVDMDLSSNDVTIH is encoded by the exons ATGTCGGCGTTCTCGGAGGCGGCGCTGGAGCGGAAGCTGTCGGAGCTGAGCAACTCGCAGCAGAGTGTGCAGACCCTGAGCCTGTGGCTCATCCACCACCGCAAGCACTCGGCACTCATCGTCAGCGTGTGGGAGCGGGAGCTGCGAAAAG CAAAACCAAATAGGAAGCTGACATTCCTGTACTTGGCCAATGATGTCATAcagaacagcaaaaggaaaggacCAGAATTTACGAAAGACTTTGCTCCAGTAATAGTGGAGGCTTTTAAGCATGTTTCAAG tgAGTCTGATGAGAGTTGTAAGAAACACCTTGGCCGAGTGCTCTCTATCTGGGAAGAAAGGTCTGTTTATGAAAATGATGTATTAGAACAACTTAGGCAAGCTTTGT atGGAGACAGAAAGGTGAGGAAGCGCACATATGAACAGATAAAAGTTGATGAAAATAACTGTTCACCTCGAAGTTCTCCCACTGACCCTCCACAG ACCACAGATCTCATTAGAGCATTACAAGAACTAGAAAACGCTGCCTCTGGGGATGCAGCAGTTCATCAGAGAATAGCTTCTTTGCCTATAGAGGTCCAAGATGTGTCCCTGTTAGACAGAATAACAG ATAAGGAATCTGGAGAGCAACTTTCCAAAATGGTAGATGATGCATGTATGTTGCTGGCGGATTACAATGGCAGGTTGGCAGCTGAAATAGATGATAGAAAACAGCTAACTCGAATGTTGTCGGACTTTCTCCGATGCCAAAAAGAATTCCTTGCAGAGAAAGAACATAAGCTGGAA CTTCTGTTGCAGGTGGTGGACATGGACCTATCTTCTAATGATGTCACCATCCATTAG
- the RPRD1A gene encoding regulation of nuclear pre-mRNA domain-containing protein 1A isoform X4, with protein sequence MSAFSEAALERKLSELSNSQQSVQTLSLWLIHHRKHSALIVSVWERELRKAKPNRKLTFLYLANDVIQNSKRKGPEFTKDFAPVIVEAFKHVSSESDESCKKHLGRVLSIWEERSVYENDVLEQLRQALYGDRKVRKRTYEQIKVDENNCSPRSSPTDPPQTTDLIRALQELENAASGDAAVHQRIASLPIEVQDVSLLDRITDKESGEQLSKMVDDACMLLADYNGRLAAEIDDRKQLTRMLSDFLRCQKEFLAEKEHKLEKSN encoded by the exons ATGTCGGCGTTCTCGGAGGCGGCGCTGGAGCGGAAGCTGTCGGAGCTGAGCAACTCGCAGCAGAGTGTGCAGACCCTGAGCCTGTGGCTCATCCACCACCGCAAGCACTCGGCACTCATCGTCAGCGTGTGGGAGCGGGAGCTGCGAAAAG CAAAACCAAATAGGAAGCTGACATTCCTGTACTTGGCCAATGATGTCATAcagaacagcaaaaggaaaggacCAGAATTTACGAAAGACTTTGCTCCAGTAATAGTGGAGGCTTTTAAGCATGTTTCAAG tgAGTCTGATGAGAGTTGTAAGAAACACCTTGGCCGAGTGCTCTCTATCTGGGAAGAAAGGTCTGTTTATGAAAATGATGTATTAGAACAACTTAGGCAAGCTTTGT atGGAGACAGAAAGGTGAGGAAGCGCACATATGAACAGATAAAAGTTGATGAAAATAACTGTTCACCTCGAAGTTCTCCCACTGACCCTCCACAG ACCACAGATCTCATTAGAGCATTACAAGAACTAGAAAACGCTGCCTCTGGGGATGCAGCAGTTCATCAGAGAATAGCTTCTTTGCCTATAGAGGTCCAAGATGTGTCCCTGTTAGACAGAATAACAG ATAAGGAATCTGGAGAGCAACTTTCCAAAATGGTAGATGATGCATGTATGTTGCTGGCGGATTACAATGGCAGGTTGGCAGCTGAAATAGATGATAGAAAACAGCTAACTCGAATGTTGTCGGACTTTCTCCGATGCCAAAAAGAATTCCTTGCAGAGAAAGAACATAAGCTGGAA aaaagcaattga